Proteins encoded within one genomic window of Candidatus Brevundimonas colombiensis:
- a CDS encoding DUF2799 domain-containing protein, producing MRRWIIAGGLVGALTVSGGLLTGCTTMSKDQCLAGAWGEKGYADGAAGYPMSRLDDHAKACAKYQVAPNPSAYGSAREDGLRSYCTFERGWTEGRSGNTYYGVCRPQEERVFMTAYRDGLRLHAVEDVFETARSALNSAEARIENREDKLEAKERELRGEGLTEQERERVRDRIREVRGEIRDARRNARDARDALDRAEWDVRRVRLELSGRYPV from the coding sequence ATGAGGCGATGGATTATCGCGGGCGGCCTGGTCGGCGCGCTGACGGTCTCGGGCGGCTTGCTGACGGGTTGCACCACCATGAGCAAGGACCAGTGTCTGGCCGGGGCGTGGGGTGAGAAGGGCTATGCCGACGGGGCGGCCGGCTATCCGATGAGCCGACTGGACGATCACGCCAAGGCCTGCGCCAAATATCAGGTCGCGCCCAATCCGTCCGCCTATGGCTCCGCGCGCGAGGACGGCTTGCGGTCCTATTGCACCTTCGAGCGTGGATGGACCGAGGGTCGATCGGGCAACACCTACTATGGGGTCTGTCGGCCGCAGGAGGAGCGCGTTTTCATGACGGCCTATCGCGACGGCCTGCGGCTGCACGCGGTCGAGGATGTGTTCGAGACGGCGCGAAGCGCCCTGAACAGCGCCGAGGCCCGGATCGAGAATCGAGAGGACAAGCTGGAGGCCAAGGAGCGCGAACTGCGCGGCGAGGGCCTGACGGAACAAGAACGGGAACGGGTTCGCGACCGAATTCGGGAGGTTCGCGGCGAGATTCGCGATGCGAGAAGAAACGCCCGAGACGCGCGCGACGCCTTGGACCGAGCCGAATGGGACGTTCGCCGGGTGCGGCTCGAACTGAGCGGCCGCTACCCGGTCTAG